In a genomic window of Aeromicrobium panaciterrae:
- a CDS encoding MoxR family ATPase, which yields MRTMPFTSIDDVKAKLAAADYLASDAVATTVFLASELGKPLLVEGPAGVGKTELSRAVADACGADLVRLQCYEGVDEARALYEWNHAKQLLRITAGREETWDEARSDIFSEEFLLPRPLLTAIRNDGPTVLLIDETDKADVEIEGLLLEVLGEFQVTIPELGTIKAEHRPFVVLTSNATRELSEALRRRCLFLHIDFPDPELEQQIIRLKVPELDSTLGDSLIRVINALRAMPLRKAPSVSESIDWARTLVALGADILDDDVVRESLGVILKHQDDLDKATERLNLDEVLGAL from the coding sequence ATGCGCACCATGCCGTTCACCTCGATCGACGACGTCAAGGCCAAGTTGGCCGCTGCTGACTACCTGGCGTCGGATGCTGTTGCGACGACAGTTTTCCTCGCGAGCGAGCTCGGCAAGCCGCTGCTTGTCGAGGGCCCGGCCGGCGTCGGCAAGACCGAGCTTTCCCGCGCTGTTGCTGATGCCTGCGGCGCCGATCTCGTACGTCTGCAGTGCTACGAAGGCGTCGACGAGGCGCGTGCACTGTACGAGTGGAACCACGCCAAACAGCTTCTGCGCATCACCGCCGGTCGTGAAGAGACCTGGGATGAGGCGCGCAGCGACATCTTCAGCGAAGAGTTCCTGCTCCCCCGCCCGCTGCTGACGGCAATCCGCAACGACGGCCCGACCGTTTTGCTGATCGACGAGACCGACAAGGCCGACGTCGAGATCGAAGGACTGTTGCTCGAGGTCCTCGGCGAATTCCAGGTGACCATTCCGGAGCTCGGAACCATCAAGGCTGAGCATCGCCCATTCGTCGTACTCACCTCCAACGCCACTCGCGAGCTGTCGGAGGCTCTGCGTCGCCGCTGCCTGTTCCTGCACATCGATTTCCCTGATCCGGAGCTCGAGCAGCAGATCATCCGGCTCAAGGTGCCTGAGCTCGACAGCACCCTCGGTGACTCCCTGATCCGCGTCATCAACGCCCTGCGCGCCATGCCGTTGCGCAAGGCCCCATCGGTCTCCGAGTCGATTGACTGGGCTCGGACACTGGTCGCCCTCGGTGCCGACATCCTCGATGACGATGTCGTACGCGAGAGCCTCGGCGTGATCCTCAAGCACCAGGACGACCTCGACAAGGCGACTGAACGGCTGAACCTCGACGAGGTGCTCGGAGCGTTATGA
- the corA gene encoding magnesium/cobalt transporter CorA produces the protein MIIDCAVYRDGVRESTEHDTGALEAAIAGLGDDDFLWIGVGNPRTDELERVAGTLGLHPLAVEDALEAHQRPKVERYPDHIFMTLRTVSYSDDDITTHEVNIFMGANFLLTVRHGGPDLKDARKAAETMIEPLSHGPTAALHAVVDSIVDRYEDVAAELEKDVEEVETSVFSNEFSNDSSRIYRLKRETLEFRRAVMPLRDPVERFATTSMPEDARPYFRDIADHLARAAEAIESIDKLLDNALNAHLAQLSVQQNEDMRKLTAGATIFAVPTAIAGIYGMNFVHMPELEWSFGYPMVIVAIAGICSYIYWRFKRSGWL, from the coding sequence GTGATCATTGACTGCGCCGTCTACCGAGACGGTGTCCGCGAATCGACCGAGCACGACACTGGCGCGCTGGAAGCCGCCATCGCCGGCCTTGGTGACGACGACTTCCTGTGGATTGGTGTCGGCAACCCCAGGACTGACGAGCTGGAACGCGTGGCGGGAACGCTCGGGCTGCACCCGCTTGCGGTAGAGGATGCGCTTGAAGCGCACCAGCGGCCCAAGGTCGAGCGCTATCCCGATCACATCTTCATGACGCTGCGCACCGTCTCCTACAGCGACGACGACATCACGACACATGAGGTCAACATCTTCATGGGCGCCAACTTCTTGCTGACCGTGCGACACGGTGGACCGGATCTCAAGGACGCTCGCAAGGCTGCGGAGACGATGATCGAACCGCTCTCCCACGGCCCAACGGCAGCTCTGCACGCCGTTGTGGACTCAATCGTGGACCGATACGAAGATGTCGCTGCCGAGCTCGAGAAGGACGTTGAGGAAGTCGAGACGTCGGTCTTCTCGAACGAGTTCTCCAACGACTCAAGCCGCATCTACCGGCTCAAGCGCGAGACCCTCGAGTTCCGGCGGGCCGTGATGCCGCTTCGAGATCCGGTGGAGCGCTTCGCCACAACATCCATGCCTGAGGATGCGCGACCGTACTTCCGCGATATTGCTGACCATCTTGCACGAGCTGCTGAAGCAATCGAGTCGATCGACAAGCTGCTCGACAATGCGCTCAACGCCCACCTGGCGCAGCTGAGCGTCCAGCAGAACGAGGACATGCGCAAGCTGACCGCGGGCGCCACGATCTTCGCCGTACCGACCGCAATTGCAGGGATCTATGGCATGAACTTCGTTCACATGCCAGAGCTCGAATGGTCCTTCGGCTACCCGATGGTCATCGTTGCCATCGCCGGAATCTGCAGCTACATCTACTGGCGCTTCAAGCGCTCCGGCTGGCTCTAG
- a CDS encoding aldo/keto reductase, with the protein MQYRRVGRSGLEVSRLALGTMSWGAAVDAYEAEDQLKTFLDAGGTLVDTAPIYGDGNCEELLGTLLTKTGVRDRIVLAGKAALVHRNGEVERDASRKTLLEQLDLSLRQLGTDHLDLWQIHRWDERTPIEETLSTLEQVVRSGKVTYVGISNFTGWQTSLAHTWLASRPDGLPIVSTQMEYSLLHREPEAEVFAAAEHHGMGVLAWSPLGRGVLTGKYRAGIPADSRAADPGWGDFVSRYLTPAKSAVVEAAARASEGLGVTVAHVSLSWLLARPGVASAIVGARTTAQLQESLASEELDLPPEIVQALDDVSGVSR; encoded by the coding sequence ATGCAGTATCGCCGCGTTGGTCGCTCGGGCCTCGAGGTCTCGCGGCTCGCCCTTGGCACGATGTCGTGGGGTGCAGCGGTCGACGCCTACGAGGCCGAGGACCAGCTCAAGACGTTCCTCGACGCCGGCGGCACTCTCGTTGATACCGCACCGATTTATGGCGACGGCAACTGCGAAGAACTCCTCGGCACCTTGCTGACCAAGACAGGCGTACGCGATCGCATCGTGCTGGCTGGCAAGGCAGCACTGGTCCATCGCAATGGCGAGGTCGAGCGTGACGCATCTCGCAAGACGTTGCTCGAACAGCTTGACCTGTCACTTCGTCAGCTCGGCACTGACCATCTCGACCTCTGGCAGATCCATCGCTGGGACGAACGCACGCCGATCGAAGAGACGCTCTCGACGCTGGAGCAGGTCGTTCGTAGCGGCAAGGTCACGTACGTCGGTATCTCTAACTTCACCGGCTGGCAGACGTCACTGGCTCATACGTGGCTCGCGAGCCGGCCAGATGGCTTGCCGATCGTCAGCACCCAGATGGAGTACTCGCTGCTACACCGCGAACCCGAGGCCGAGGTGTTCGCTGCGGCTGAGCATCACGGCATGGGCGTCCTCGCGTGGTCTCCACTTGGACGAGGCGTACTCACGGGCAAGTACCGCGCTGGCATTCCTGCCGACTCTCGTGCTGCTGATCCAGGGTGGGGCGACTTCGTCTCGCGCTACCTGACTCCCGCCAAGTCAGCAGTAGTCGAGGCGGCGGCGCGTGCCTCGGAGGGTCTCGGCGTCACGGTCGCGCACGTCTCACTGTCATGGCTGCTGGCCCGTCCAGGCGTTGCCTCGGCCATTGTCGGCGCGCGTACGACCGCGCAGTTGCAGGAAAGTCTCGCCTCTGAGGAGCTCGACCTTCCACCCGAAATCGTTCAGGCACTCGACGACGTGTCGGGAGTCTCTCGCTAG
- a CDS encoding VWA domain-containing protein: protein MTETPVAQDLAGRLVEFVGALRSKGIPAGTSETVDAAAVIDVLGMSDRSLLREGLASALVRRGGQRDVFDMTFDLYFPAGVGASQAAREMDEDFDIDDLRDLLAMALAENDLRTLEQVAEIAVDLLGRVGENGPTGGWSAYQTLERLRPQTLLVQAIGQRGMGGGSGPGQGLGQGGDFTERLERDEVRQNIDRFRAMVASEARRRTAELRGRDVVTRHAVRVGSDRIDFLSANRQQLEELGRTVRPLARKLATRLAARRRKAHRGRIDIRRTLRRSMGTGGVPMHPVVAKPHPARPELVLLCDVSGSVSGFSQFTMHLVQAMSGQFSKIRVFAFINAMAEVTDMVKEDSDDLAARIGREARITKWHTSSDYGEAFADFHAEHMTAIGPRTAVLILGDARNNNQDPNLEALHEISQRARRTFWLNPEHSMRWGLGDSIAPTYADIVEMHEVCNVDQLTKFVTRLLPV, encoded by the coding sequence ATGACCGAGACGCCGGTCGCCCAGGACCTCGCCGGGAGGCTCGTCGAGTTCGTTGGCGCGCTTCGGAGCAAGGGCATCCCGGCTGGCACCAGCGAGACGGTCGACGCCGCCGCAGTCATCGACGTTCTCGGTATGAGCGATCGATCGCTCCTGCGCGAGGGTCTCGCATCTGCACTCGTGCGTCGCGGGGGTCAGCGCGACGTGTTCGACATGACCTTCGACCTCTACTTCCCGGCCGGCGTGGGAGCATCCCAGGCTGCGCGCGAGATGGATGAGGATTTCGACATCGATGACCTCCGGGATCTGCTCGCCATGGCGCTCGCAGAGAACGATCTGCGGACCCTCGAACAAGTCGCCGAGATCGCTGTGGACCTGCTTGGTCGCGTTGGTGAGAACGGACCGACCGGCGGCTGGTCCGCGTACCAAACACTCGAACGGCTCCGCCCTCAGACGTTGCTCGTACAGGCCATCGGCCAACGCGGCATGGGTGGTGGCAGCGGTCCCGGTCAAGGCCTGGGACAGGGCGGCGACTTCACCGAGCGACTCGAGCGCGATGAGGTGCGGCAGAACATCGATCGGTTCCGCGCAATGGTTGCCAGCGAAGCCCGTCGTCGCACCGCCGAGCTTCGTGGTCGCGATGTGGTGACTCGGCACGCCGTACGCGTCGGTTCCGACCGGATCGACTTCCTCAGCGCCAACCGACAGCAGCTAGAAGAGCTGGGTCGAACCGTACGTCCGCTCGCCCGCAAGCTGGCAACTCGATTGGCGGCACGGCGACGCAAGGCGCACCGCGGGCGTATCGACATCCGTCGGACCCTGCGCCGCTCGATGGGCACCGGTGGCGTACCAATGCACCCGGTCGTCGCCAAACCGCATCCTGCTCGTCCCGAGCTCGTGCTTCTGTGCGACGTTTCGGGCTCGGTATCTGGGTTCTCGCAGTTCACGATGCACCTGGTCCAGGCGATGAGCGGCCAGTTCAGCAAGATCCGAGTGTTCGCGTTCATCAACGCCATGGCTGAAGTCACCGACATGGTGAAGGAAGACTCAGACGATCTCGCGGCACGTATCGGTCGCGAAGCACGGATCACGAAGTGGCACACCAGCAGCGACTACGGCGAGGCGTTTGCCGACTTCCACGCCGAACACATGACGGCGATCGGTCCACGCACCGCAGTGCTGATCCTCGGCGACGCGCGCAACAACAACCAGGACCCCAATCTCGAGGCACTCCACGAGATCAGCCAGCGCGCTCGCCGTACGTTCTGGCTCAACCCCGAGCACTCCATGCGCTGGGGACTCGGTGACTCAATCGCACCGACCTACGCCGACATCGTCGAGATGCACGAGGTGTGCAACGTCGACCAGCTGACGAAGTTCGTCACCCGTCTCCTGCCCGTTTAG
- a CDS encoding undecaprenyl-diphosphate phosphatase, with amino-acid sequence MDFLRAVVLGVIQGLTEFLPISSSAHLAIFPKFFGWDDPGAAYTAVIQIGTELAVVLYFWKDIWTIGSGWVRGVFSHVAREAPEWRMGWFIIIGSMPIVALGIALQDLIDREFRNLWVIGSTLVVLGIVLGIAERVGRKSRPIENLTMRHAILLGFAQAGALVPGVSRSGATISMGLFLGYERAAATRYAFLLAIPAVVGAGIFKLKDIGGENDYGVGPTIVGTVVSFVVGLAVIHWLLKYVSTRSYAPFVAYRIALGALVLTLVAAGVIGASTTVS; translated from the coding sequence GTGGACTTTCTCCGTGCCGTGGTTCTGGGTGTCATTCAGGGCCTGACCGAATTCCTTCCCATCTCCAGCAGCGCACACCTCGCGATCTTCCCGAAGTTCTTTGGCTGGGACGATCCGGGCGCGGCATACACGGCGGTGATCCAGATCGGCACCGAGCTGGCCGTCGTCCTCTACTTCTGGAAGGACATCTGGACCATCGGGTCAGGGTGGGTTCGCGGCGTGTTCTCGCACGTCGCCCGCGAAGCGCCGGAATGGCGGATGGGCTGGTTCATCATCATCGGCTCCATGCCGATCGTCGCCCTTGGCATCGCGCTCCAGGACCTGATTGATCGCGAGTTCCGCAACCTGTGGGTCATCGGCAGCACGTTGGTCGTGCTCGGAATTGTTCTCGGCATCGCTGAGCGCGTCGGGCGCAAGAGCCGCCCGATCGAAAACCTCACGATGCGCCACGCGATCCTGCTCGGCTTCGCCCAGGCTGGCGCGCTCGTGCCGGGTGTGTCTCGCTCGGGAGCCACCATCAGCATGGGGTTGTTCCTCGGCTACGAACGCGCCGCCGCGACTCGCTACGCATTCCTCCTGGCCATCCCAGCAGTGGTCGGAGCGGGCATCTTCAAGCTCAAGGACATCGGTGGCGAGAACGACTACGGCGTCGGCCCGACCATCGTCGGCACCGTTGTCTCGTTCGTGGTCGGCCTCGCGGTCATCCACTGGCTGCTGAAGTACGTGAGCACACGTTCGTACGCGCCGTTCGTCGCCTATCGCATCGCGCTAGGCGCGCTGGTACTCACACTCGTGGCGGCTGGCGTGATCGGCGCCAGCACCACCGTCAGCTAG
- the mshC gene encoding cysteine--1-D-myo-inosityl 2-amino-2-deoxy-alpha-D-glucopyranoside ligase, with amino-acid sequence MRSWTSPAVPSLGDLGFGHGPAVQVHDTASNGLASSDPEGSARLYVCGITPYDATHLGHASTYLAFDLLQRAWLDRGLDVTYTQNVTDVDDPLLERATATGVDWVELAERETQLFRDDMTALRILAPAAYVGAVESIDLVVDLIDKLDEAGAVYRVDDDLYFDVHADADFGTVSGFDEETMLRIFPERGGDPERAGKKHPLDCLLWLAERPGEPSWDTRLGKGRPGWHIECAAIALENLGTAFDVQGGGSDLVFPHHEMSASEASVATHEPFARAYVHAGMVGFEGEKMSKSKGNLVLVSKLRAEGRDPMAIRLALLAHHYRSDWEWFGGEIGEAEERLTAWRTAVERATAPSGEALVAEIRSAMTNDLDAPAALAAIDTWASGSGDDPIAGNTARAAIDALLGVLL; translated from the coding sequence ATGCGTAGCTGGACGTCACCCGCGGTCCCGTCACTCGGCGATCTCGGGTTCGGGCACGGTCCGGCCGTCCAGGTCCACGACACAGCGAGCAACGGCCTCGCATCGAGTGACCCGGAGGGCAGTGCCCGGCTGTATGTCTGCGGCATCACGCCGTACGACGCCACGCACCTGGGCCACGCTTCGACGTACCTGGCTTTTGATCTGCTGCAACGCGCATGGCTCGATCGTGGGCTCGACGTGACTTACACGCAGAACGTCACGGACGTCGATGACCCACTGCTTGAGAGGGCGACGGCCACCGGCGTTGACTGGGTGGAGCTCGCAGAACGCGAGACCCAGCTGTTCCGTGACGACATGACGGCGCTTCGCATCTTGGCACCCGCTGCATACGTCGGCGCCGTCGAGTCGATCGACCTCGTAGTCGACCTGATCGACAAGCTCGATGAGGCTGGTGCCGTGTATCGAGTCGATGACGACCTCTACTTCGACGTTCACGCGGATGCCGACTTCGGCACGGTCTCGGGCTTCGACGAAGAAACGATGCTGCGGATCTTCCCTGAACGCGGGGGAGACCCTGAGCGCGCTGGCAAGAAGCATCCCCTGGACTGTCTCCTGTGGCTCGCCGAACGTCCGGGCGAACCGTCGTGGGACACCCGCCTCGGCAAAGGTCGTCCCGGCTGGCACATCGAGTGCGCGGCAATTGCTCTGGAGAACCTCGGTACGGCGTTCGACGTACAGGGCGGTGGCTCTGACCTCGTCTTCCCGCACCACGAGATGTCAGCCTCTGAGGCATCAGTTGCCACCCATGAGCCGTTCGCTCGGGCGTACGTCCACGCCGGAATGGTCGGCTTTGAGGGCGAGAAGATGTCGAAGTCCAAGGGCAACCTGGTCCTCGTCTCCAAGCTCCGCGCAGAGGGCCGTGATCCCATGGCCATCCGCCTCGCACTGCTCGCACACCACTACCGGAGTGATTGGGAATGGTTCGGAGGCGAGATCGGCGAAGCCGAAGAGCGACTCACTGCTTGGCGAACCGCCGTCGAGCGCGCCACTGCACCGTCCGGTGAAGCCCTTGTTGCCGAGATCAGGTCAGCGATGACCAACGACCTCGACGCCCCTGCAGCACTTGCGGCTATCGACACCTGGGCTTCAGGATCGGGAGATGACCCGATCGCTGGCAACACCGCTCGAGCGGCAATCGACGCATTGCTCGGCGTGCTGCTCTAA
- a CDS encoding SRPBCC family protein, whose amino-acid sequence MAEIEIVREVRLSAEEAWRRVTDWPAHGRFVPLTKVTRTADGFVARTGVGPIGFDDPMDVVTWNEPSFCRLEKRGRIVKGWAELSVVPNGEGSRVTWREEIRVTGVPRIFDWLVRRSSARLFSRVMDGLLS is encoded by the coding sequence GTGGCCGAGATAGAGATTGTTCGCGAGGTACGCCTCAGCGCCGAAGAAGCGTGGCGCAGGGTCACTGACTGGCCTGCTCACGGACGATTCGTGCCGCTGACCAAGGTGACAAGGACTGCAGACGGATTCGTCGCCCGTACCGGCGTTGGACCGATCGGATTCGACGATCCGATGGATGTCGTGACATGGAACGAGCCGTCGTTCTGTCGATTGGAGAAGCGTGGTCGGATCGTCAAAGGATGGGCCGAGCTCTCGGTCGTCCCGAACGGCGAAGGAAGCCGAGTCACGTGGCGTGAGGAGATCAGGGTCACCGGAGTCCCGCGCATATTCGACTGGCTGGTCCGGAGATCGAGCGCAAGGTTGTTCAGCCGGGTGATGGACGGACTGCTCTCATGA
- a CDS encoding DUF5703 family protein: protein MIEYEFWNLVIPRTQSRQAVCRLLTDAAEYHGWELERLRKDGSGERTIVLRRKIMRMRSTL, encoded by the coding sequence ATGATCGAGTACGAGTTCTGGAACCTGGTAATCCCGCGCACGCAGTCACGCCAAGCGGTGTGTCGCCTGCTGACAGACGCGGCGGAGTATCACGGCTGGGAACTCGAACGGTTGCGCAAAGACGGCTCTGGCGAACGCACGATCGTGCTGCGCCGCAAGATCATGCGTATGCGCAGCACGCTCTAG
- a CDS encoding M20/M25/M40 family metallo-hydrolase has product MGYTPETEVLEICRDLIRIDTSNFGDDSGPGERKAAEYVAASLAEVGIESEIFESESGRASLVARWGNQDSPKPGLLIHGHLDVVPAQADDWSVDPFAAEVVDGYLFGRGAVDMKDFDAMLLSVVRARQRAGAIPDRPITLVFTADEEAGGLLGAHWLVEEHPGLFEGCTEAIGEVGGFSTEIGGQRLYLIESGEKGLGWMRLRSQGTAGHGSMRNTDNAITHLASGLLALGAHEWPAEPGPSMQLLLTKVRELTGSDGTPDELIEHFGPAVRMIGAGIRNTTNATMLQAGYKHNVIPGEAVAYVDGRYLPGHADTFIPTVQGIVGDSITVESYINEAALEYAFEGDLVDAMTVALHSQDPEAHIAPFLMSGGTDAKAWHKLGITSYGFTPLRLPGDLDFTALFHGVDERVPVDALEFGSKVFDEFLNLI; this is encoded by the coding sequence ATGGGGTACACACCGGAAACTGAAGTACTCGAGATCTGTCGAGACCTGATCAGGATCGACACCTCGAACTTCGGCGATGACTCCGGTCCGGGGGAGCGAAAGGCTGCCGAATACGTCGCCGCCTCCCTCGCTGAAGTGGGGATTGAGTCGGAGATCTTCGAGTCCGAATCCGGCCGCGCCAGCCTTGTCGCGCGCTGGGGCAATCAGGATTCGCCCAAGCCGGGTCTGCTGATTCACGGTCACCTCGATGTCGTACCGGCACAGGCTGACGACTGGTCGGTCGACCCGTTCGCTGCCGAGGTCGTAGACGGCTACTTGTTCGGCCGCGGTGCGGTCGACATGAAGGACTTCGACGCGATGCTGCTGTCGGTCGTTCGTGCGCGCCAACGCGCTGGCGCAATCCCCGACCGCCCCATCACCCTGGTGTTCACAGCCGACGAAGAGGCTGGGGGACTCCTCGGTGCGCACTGGCTCGTCGAAGAGCACCCTGGACTGTTCGAAGGCTGCACCGAGGCAATCGGCGAGGTGGGCGGATTCTCCACCGAGATCGGCGGCCAGCGCCTTTACCTGATCGAGTCCGGCGAAAAGGGCCTCGGCTGGATGCGTTTGCGCTCGCAAGGCACTGCCGGCCATGGCTCGATGCGCAACACCGACAACGCCATCACACACCTCGCCAGCGGCCTCCTCGCCCTCGGCGCTCACGAGTGGCCGGCAGAGCCCGGACCGTCGATGCAGCTCCTTCTGACCAAGGTTCGCGAGCTGACCGGCTCCGACGGCACGCCTGACGAGCTGATTGAGCACTTCGGCCCTGCCGTCCGGATGATCGGCGCCGGGATCCGCAACACAACCAACGCGACGATGCTGCAGGCGGGCTACAAGCACAACGTGATTCCTGGCGAAGCTGTCGCGTACGTTGACGGCCGCTACTTGCCCGGACACGCAGACACGTTCATCCCGACCGTCCAGGGGATTGTGGGTGACTCGATCACGGTCGAGTCCTACATCAACGAAGCCGCACTCGAGTACGCCTTCGAGGGCGATCTGGTCGATGCCATGACGGTCGCACTTCACAGCCAGGATCCCGAGGCGCACATTGCCCCGTTCCTGATGTCAGGAGGAACCGACGCCAAGGCCTGGCACAAGCTCGGCATCACGTCGTACGGGTTCACGCCGCTCCGCCTGCCTGGTGACCTCGACTTCACGGCGCTGTTTCATGGAGTCGACGAGCGGGTGCCAGTGGACGCGCTGGAGTTCGGCTCGAAGGTGTTCGACGAGTTCTTGAACTTGATCTAG